A region from the Hypomesus transpacificus isolate Combined female chromosome 11, fHypTra1, whole genome shotgun sequence genome encodes:
- the lrrc18a gene encoding leucine-rich repeat-containing protein 18: MAKGKGRAKGKTVTLKMAKTAMRVMPDGRTRLDLSNTGIDTFPKCLLKLADTLDELDLSRNQLQKLPDCIGDMLSLKSLDLHSNQLEVVPMSIGQLVELSHLNLSNNLLTSEGLPQSLGCLTGLQSLNLGMNNLDSLPDSMVALTSLQELGLFDNLLSHLPEFVRHLPNISKINTKRNPLSSNQGAGGQGASSQVTRGELSLYLANEASLCKDCVARCREERDRKTEKRKGGDEENRRPFSGLITPNSVAQLNQEAWR; encoded by the coding sequence ATGGCTAAAGGGAAGGGCAGAGCCAAGGGGAAGACGGTGACCCTGAAGATGGCCAAGACCGCCATGAGGGTGATGCCGGATGGCCGCACTCGCCTGGACCTCAGCAACACAGGCATTGACACCTTCCCCAAGTGCCTCCTCAAGCTTGCCGACACCCTTGACGAACTGGACCTGAGCCGCAACCAGCTGCAGAAGCTTCCAGACTGTATCGGGGACATGCTGTCCCTCAAGTCTCTGGATCTCCATAGCAACCAGCTGGAGGTCGTTCCGATGAGCATCGGACAACTCGTGGAGCTGTCCCACCTCAATCTCTCCAACAACCTCTTGACCTCCGAGGGCCTACCCCAATCACTGGGCTGCCTTACTGGCCTACAGAGCCTCAATCTGGGCATGAACAACCTGGACAGCCTACCTGATTCTATGGTGGCTCTCACCAGCCTTCAGGAGCTTGGCCTGTTTGATAACCTCCTGAGCCATCTGCCTGAGTTTGTAAGACACCTCCCTAATATCAGCAAGATCAACACCAAGAGAAACCCCCTGTCTAGCAACCAGGGGGCCGGGGGCCAGGGGGCCAGCAGCCAGGTGACCCGGGGGGAGCTCAGTCTGTACCTGGCCAACGAAGCCAGTCTGTGTAAAGACTGTGTGGCGaggtgcagggaggagagggacaggaagacggagaagaggaaaggaggagacgaggagaaCAGGAGGCCGTTCTCAGGGCTCATCACGCCCAACTCAGTGGCACAGCTTAATCAGGAGGCGTGGCggtga